A portion of the Helicobacteraceae bacterium genome contains these proteins:
- a CDS encoding 4-hydroxybenzoate polyprenyltransferase, which produces MNIARKIRNFGELVVFQHTLFALPFIFIAMIVAADGWFGWALLGLGLIAAVCARNFAMGFNRLADRHYDALNARTANRPSIDGRLSVKAISVFVALNAIFFVIVCYFINPLAFALSAPFLIIIGSYSFVKRFSWIAHLVLGLSMGLAPIAGAVAALGEIPIWSLPLAIGVMLWGAGFDLLYSLQDREFDLKTGLCSIPSRFGVRKTLIISRVLHILALLCWIFFCVLAELGGFAWIGVFVSAAMLIAEHRIVANGMEEIDRAFFTLNAWLSVVFFAFITLDFIWTI; this is translated from the coding sequence ATGAATATAGCGCGGAAAATTCGCAATTTTGGCGAGCTTGTAGTATTTCAGCATACGCTTTTTGCTTTACCTTTTATATTCATCGCTATGATCGTAGCCGCCGACGGCTGGTTTGGCTGGGCTTTGCTTGGGCTTGGGCTGATCGCCGCCGTGTGCGCTAGAAACTTTGCGATGGGATTTAATCGTCTTGCCGATCGCCATTACGACGCTTTGAACGCGCGCACCGCCAATCGACCGAGTATCGACGGCAGGCTGAGCGTAAAAGCGATAAGCGTATTCGTTGCTTTGAACGCGATCTTTTTTGTGATCGTCTGTTATTTTATCAATCCGCTTGCCTTCGCGTTATCCGCGCCGTTTTTAATCATTATCGGCAGTTATTCGTTTGTCAAACGTTTTAGTTGGATCGCGCATCTTGTTTTGGGACTTTCGATGGGTCTAGCGCCGATCGCCGGCGCGGTGGCGGCTTTGGGCGAAATACCGATTTGGTCGTTGCCTCTTGCGATCGGCGTTATGCTGTGGGGCGCGGGATTTGATCTGCTGTATTCGCTTCAGGATCGCGAGTTCGATCTCAAAACGGGGCTTTGTTCGATTCCCTCTCGGTTTGGAGTAAGAAAAACGTTGATAATCTCAAGAGTTTTACACATTTTGGCTCTGTTGTGCTGGATATTTTTCTGCGTTTTAGCGGAGCTTGGCGGCTTCGCTTGGATCGGAGTGTTTGTTAGCGCTGCGATGCTGATCGCCGAACATAGAATCGTCGCGAATGGGATGGAAGAGATCGACCGCGCTTTTTTCACGCTTAACGCATGGCTAAGCGTCGTGTTTTTCGCGTTTATAACGTTGGATTTTATATGGACGATCTAG